Below is a genomic region from Treponema sp. OMZ 798.
ATATAGATTTTGTTCTTTTGACCGGCGTGTATTAACATAACGGGTTAGGTCGGTCATGTTTTGTACGATAATTCTATCATCATAAACGGATATACGGCCTTGATCTATGAACTTACGCATACTGTCCTCTGTTTCTTCTTTTGAAAGGCCAGCCCAACGGGAAACCTCTTCAATGGTCGTATCAAAGGAGCGCATTTCCGTAGTGCGGTCAAGGCTGGGCTGGGTTTCATCCAGCATTAAAAAGACGTCTGCAATTCTTGCAGGTCTGTCTTCGATAGTTAAAATCATAAATCGGCGCCGTTGGGCATAGATTCGCCTTACAAAGGTCTTTAAAAGACGCATAGCAATGGCCGGATTTCCCTTCATTAGTATTTCAAAGTTTTCTTTATTGAATTCGAGGGCCATCACATCGTCATAAGCTATGGCTGAGGCTGAACGGGGAGAGTTATCCAATATGGCCATCTCTCCGAAAATTTCTCCCGGCTGCAGAATATCAAGGTTTTTTTCAAAGCCGTTTATAATCTTTATAAGCTGAACACGGCCTGACTGTATTAAATAGAATGAGGACCCGGGTTCAAATTCTGCAAATATAACAGAACCTTTAGGAAATTTTTTTGCAAATCTTGAAAATGAAGAAAAAAGATCCGACATAGTTTACGCTCCTTGCAGCCGGCTGCTGCACTCTTTTTGCAGTTCCCTAATTTTACCTATTATATCGGCACCTGACAAGATGGCAGCCTTATCAAAAAAAGCAATTGCCTTATCGGGTCTTTCCATATCCATATAACACATACCCAGATACATAAGGGCATCTCCTATCTTTAAAGACTTGGGATGCTGGGAAATAAAGCCCGTTAAGAGCTGTAAGCAGCGTACATATTCCTTTTGAGAGTGCAAACTCTTTCCGGCTCCGATGTAAGCATTATCGGTAATCTCATCACCGGCCCCGGCTTCGATTACGGCATGATATTGATCATAGGCAGCTTCAAATTCTCCCTTTTCAAAAAGATCTTCAGCCTTATTATACGCAAGATGAACAGTGCCGTCAGTAACTGCAGCCGGTTTTTCGTGATGAGTAAGAACGGCATCATTATTGTGCCCTTCTGCATTTCCAAAAGAACGGCCTGCAACTTCCGACGTACTTCTGACAATCTGGTCTACTTGTGAAATATACTTTCCGTTAGGATAGATAGCCTTATACCTTGCCCCTACCTGTCCTGCAGCCTTATAGTGTTGGGAGGAATAAAAGGCATTCATAACATTGAAAAGGCCCTCTTCAGGATTTGTTTCTTCTTCACTATCCAAAAGCGAGGCCAGCTGTCTATGGATAGTCCTTAATTGACGGGAAAAAACCTTGATCATCTGTAAAATAATACGGGTATTTGTCTGTGCAAAGGCTTCAAATTCCTTGCTTGTAAAAGAATAAACTATGGAGTCGGTTAGAACCATTGCGCTTTCTTCTCTTGGATAATTGCCCAATGCGGATTTTACTCCAAAAAATTCTCCGGTCTTTATATAATCGGTAACCTGCTCTCCCGTTTCAATGTCTATAGATGTGAGAGCTATGCTGCCCGTGTTTAAGAGGAAAACGCGTTCATCAAAGTCTCCCGAGAAATAAACTACTGAATTTGCCTTGTAATTAATAGCCTTAGGCATTACGGCCTCCCAATATAAAACTTGCGTTCTAATATTCTAACATATTTTTTAAGAAAAACCTAGTCCTTCTTTCTTTTTTTTGATATAATCTTTGTTTATGGTGGATTTACACACGCACTCAACAGCATCGGATGGAACCCTTAGCCCAACGGAACTTGCAGCTGCCGTTAAAAAAGCCGGAATTTCGGCCTTTGCCTTAACAGACCACGATATTTTAAGCGGACTTGATGAGGCTGCTGCAGAAGCCGCAAAACAGGGCATAATTTTTATACGCGGTGTAGAAATAAGCGTTAAGTGGAGCCCCGGAGAGCTTCATTTGTTGGGGCTTGATTTACGCAAAAATTCTCATGAGCTTAATATGCTCTTACAGGATCTGCAGGATGAAAGGATCAATAGGAATCAGAGAATGGCCGAAAAGTTAAAAAAGGCCGGCTTTGATATTTCATACGAAAAGGTCAGAGATTTTGCAGGCGGCGATAAGGGCTTAGGACGGCCCCATTTTGCAGCCTATATGGCAGCCCATAAGATGGTTAAAAAAAATCAGGAAGCCTTTGATAAGTATTTTGCCAAAGGGAGGCCCTTTTTTGAAGAAAAAGAAAATGCCGGCCTTGCTGAGGCAATTTCGGCCGTAAAATCGGCAGGGGGAATCCCTGTTTTAGCCCATCCAATGTCTCTGTATTTATCTTGGTCTTCTCTTCCCGATGTTATAGCTGATTTTAAAAAACAGGGCCTTGTAGGGCTTGAAGCGTGGAATTCTTCGACAAAGTACAATGACTGTAAAAGGCTCGAAAAACTGGCCTCCTCCCTTGATATGCCCGTAACTGCGGGAAGCGATTTTCACGGTTCCATCCGCAAGGACAGAAAACTCGGAGAAACCTCAAAAAACAATATCAAGATTGAAAACCGCTTTTATGAAAATTTAAGGGCACTTCATCCTGACCTTCCACCTCTGCCTATGGCAAAATAGGCCTGTATTAGAAGATTAAAATTATGCAAAAAGAAATAGTAAAAACAAAAAAGATGGTTTTCGGGGCCTCATGTATAGCGGACTTAAAGGACAGCAAAACCGTTTTTATTCCTTATTCACTCCCCGATGAGGTCTTGGAAATTTCAATAGTAAAAGAACATAAAAATTATACCGAGGGAAAAATCGAAAAAATTTTAGAAAGCTCTCCGCACAGGGTAAAACCGAAATGCCCTCACTTTTATGTTTGCGGGGGCTGTAATCTTCAAACAGCCGATGACGAGTATCAGCACTTTTTACGCAAGTCAATGGCTCTTGAAGCCCTTGACAGGGCCTTAAACTCTAATTTTAATTCTACTAATAGTATTTTTGTAAGCGGCCCGGATTGGGAA
It encodes:
- a CDS encoding PHP domain-containing protein, yielding MVDLHTHSTASDGTLSPTELAAAVKKAGISAFALTDHDILSGLDEAAAEAAKQGIIFIRGVEISVKWSPGELHLLGLDLRKNSHELNMLLQDLQDERINRNQRMAEKLKKAGFDISYEKVRDFAGGDKGLGRPHFAAYMAAHKMVKKNQEAFDKYFAKGRPFFEEKENAGLAEAISAVKSAGGIPVLAHPMSLYLSWSSLPDVIADFKKQGLVGLEAWNSSTKYNDCKRLEKLASSLDMPVTAGSDFHGSIRKDRKLGETSKNNIKIENRFYENLRALHPDLPPLPMAK
- a CDS encoding cyclic nucleotide-binding domain-containing protein, with amino-acid sequence MPKAINYKANSVVYFSGDFDERVFLLNTGSIALTSIDIETGEQVTDYIKTGEFFGVKSALGNYPREESAMVLTDSIVYSFTSKEFEAFAQTNTRIILQMIKVFSRQLRTIHRQLASLLDSEEETNPEEGLFNVMNAFYSSQHYKAAGQVGARYKAIYPNGKYISQVDQIVRSTSEVAGRSFGNAEGHNNDAVLTHHEKPAAVTDGTVHLAYNKAEDLFEKGEFEAAYDQYHAVIEAGAGDEITDNAYIGAGKSLHSQKEYVRCLQLLTGFISQHPKSLKIGDALMYLGMCYMDMERPDKAIAFFDKAAILSGADIIGKIRELQKECSSRLQGA
- a CDS encoding Crp/Fnr family transcriptional regulator; translation: MSDLFSSFSRFAKKFPKGSVIFAEFEPGSSFYLIQSGRVQLIKIINGFEKNLDILQPGEIFGEMAILDNSPRSASAIAYDDVMALEFNKENFEILMKGNPAIAMRLLKTFVRRIYAQRRRFMILTIEDRPARIADVFLMLDETQPSLDRTTEMRSFDTTIEEVSRWAGLSKEETEDSMRKFIDQGRISVYDDRIIVQNMTDLTRYVNTRRSKEQNLYVL